In a genomic window of Dyadobacter fermentans DSM 18053:
- a CDS encoding alkaline phosphatase family protein: MFAKVSCTLAVVSLMLAAFQTLPESDLRKKAPVAEMNADERPAGIEHVIVIGVDGLSPDGIRKAETPSIDRMVANGAVKWNVRTVLTSASSQNWASMIMGAGPEQHGIINNDWEMDDHSLPPIAQEADGRFPTIFSILHKAKPDAEIGAVYHWGGFGRLFQKNAVNYDKHFSTEDSTAADFVQYIKNKKPTLGFVHFDHVDHAGHHGGHGSQEYYQSVTKADSLIGKVLAGIQDAGIADKTLVILWADHGGIGYGHGGATPQEAEIAGVLFGAGVKKGYEIQQQVYTYDLASTIAFVLGIEQPYAWIGRPVKPAFAGFDEPKNLWLGEKTVNAPVIHPERKLYEQAGGLFVDKPATVRIDTKAEKGTTHYTIDGSDPGLKSPVYTQPFNVSQTTVVKARTFDEKGNPSLLSTAYFRLVKSGKGNGVTAMFFKANDLNKLPDFTQLKNGKSWIAPEFGMVKKDIEGMLAKGTESFAMQFEGFIQIDREGKYQFSTQSDDGSKLFVDGKEVVNNDGNHGVEEKTGSIDLKAGRYPIKIQYYNNGGGFWLDAFYRGPGVTKQLIPADKLFVK; this comes from the coding sequence ATGTTTGCAAAAGTTTCCTGCACGCTGGCGGTGGTTTCGCTGATGCTGGCGGCATTTCAAACCCTGCCGGAAAGCGACCTTCGGAAAAAGGCGCCTGTCGCCGAAATGAACGCGGACGAAAGACCTGCGGGCATTGAACACGTGATCGTGATCGGTGTAGATGGGCTGAGTCCCGACGGTATCCGAAAGGCAGAAACGCCGAGTATCGACCGGATGGTGGCCAATGGCGCTGTGAAATGGAATGTGCGGACGGTGCTGACCTCGGCGAGCAGCCAAAACTGGGCGTCGATGATCATGGGCGCCGGCCCCGAGCAGCATGGCATTATCAACAACGACTGGGAAATGGACGACCACTCGCTGCCGCCCATTGCCCAGGAGGCCGACGGCCGCTTTCCGACCATTTTCAGCATTTTGCACAAGGCAAAACCCGATGCGGAAATCGGTGCAGTGTACCATTGGGGCGGTTTTGGGCGGTTGTTCCAAAAGAATGCGGTCAACTACGACAAGCATTTCTCGACAGAGGATTCAACTGCGGCTGATTTTGTCCAATACATTAAAAATAAAAAGCCAACACTCGGTTTCGTGCATTTCGACCACGTGGATCATGCAGGCCACCACGGCGGGCACGGCTCGCAGGAATACTACCAGTCGGTCACCAAAGCCGACTCGCTGATCGGGAAAGTGCTTGCCGGTATTCAAGATGCCGGCATCGCGGACAAAACGCTGGTGATTCTCTGGGCGGATCACGGCGGCATTGGTTACGGGCACGGCGGCGCAACGCCGCAAGAGGCTGAAATAGCCGGCGTTTTGTTCGGGGCTGGTGTGAAAAAAGGCTACGAGATTCAGCAACAGGTTTATACTTACGACCTTGCTTCGACGATTGCGTTTGTGCTTGGTATCGAGCAGCCTTATGCGTGGATCGGTCGCCCGGTGAAGCCTGCATTTGCGGGGTTTGACGAACCTAAAAATCTCTGGCTCGGCGAAAAAACGGTAAACGCGCCCGTGATCCATCCCGAAAGAAAGCTGTATGAGCAGGCAGGAGGGCTTTTTGTGGACAAACCGGCGACAGTGAGGATCGATACTAAAGCAGAAAAAGGTACGACGCATTATACCATCGACGGTTCTGATCCCGGCCTGAAATCGCCGGTTTACACGCAGCCATTCAATGTGAGCCAGACGACCGTCGTCAAAGCGCGCACATTTGATGAAAAAGGTAACCCGAGTTTGCTTTCCACTGCGTATTTTAGGTTGGTCAAATCCGGGAAGGGCAATGGAGTGACCGCCATGTTTTTCAAAGCCAATGATCTGAACAAGCTTCCCGATTTTACCCAGCTTAAAAACGGGAAGTCGTGGATCGCCCCGGAGTTTGGAATGGTGAAAAAAGACATTGAAGGCATGCTGGCAAAAGGAACGGAAAGCTTTGCCATGCAATTCGAAGGTTTTATTCAAATCGACCGGGAAGGGAAATATCAATTTTCAACGCAATCAGACGATGGAAGTAAGCTTTTTGTGGACGGAAAAGAAGTGGTGAACAACGACGGTAACCATGGTGTAGAGGAAAAAACAGGCTCCATTGACCTGAAAGCGGGCAGGTATCCGATTAAAATTCAATATTACAATAACGGCGGCGGCTTTTGGCTCGACGCATTCTATCGCGGTCCGGGCGTTACCAAGCAACTTATCCCGGCCGATAAGCTCTTTGTGAAATAA
- a CDS encoding TIGR03364 family FAD-dependent oxidoreductase: protein MNGVKSMGKSAIVIGAGIVGLATARALAIRGYQVTVIERSSKAVGASIRNFGMVWPIGQPEGKLYERALHAKSIWKEVLAGAKCWSQEAGSLHMAYQEDELEVIRQFVEVSAYRPVACLDAAGTLAKSPAVNPDGLLGSLYSADEMIVDPREAIAAIPGYLQATFGVTFIWDTAISQVAYPTVISGSKSWSADEIFVCSGQDFETLYPQQFSAAPLTKCKLQMMRLEAQPDDWRIGPALCGGLSFIHYHGFKAAASLPGLKARYEREYAEYLKWGIHVMASQNGLGEITVGDSHEYALTFDPFDREFINTMILDYLGTFAQFKSPKVFQSWHGIYPKMTNGATELVMTPESGVTIINGLGGNGMTLSFGLCDEVVGGTYRI from the coding sequence ATGAACGGAGTGAAAAGCATGGGTAAATCGGCGATTGTGATCGGGGCGGGCATTGTAGGCCTGGCTACGGCAAGGGCTTTGGCTATAAGGGGTTATCAGGTGACGGTGATCGAGCGTTCGTCGAAAGCGGTGGGCGCATCGATCCGTAATTTCGGGATGGTTTGGCCCATCGGGCAGCCGGAAGGAAAGTTGTATGAAAGGGCATTGCATGCCAAAAGTATCTGGAAAGAGGTGCTGGCGGGTGCCAAATGCTGGTCTCAGGAAGCGGGCAGCCTGCATATGGCCTACCAGGAGGATGAGCTGGAAGTGATCCGGCAGTTTGTGGAAGTGAGCGCTTACCGGCCGGTAGCCTGTCTCGATGCGGCCGGCACGCTGGCCAAGTCGCCGGCGGTGAATCCCGATGGGCTGCTGGGCTCGCTCTATTCCGCGGATGAGATGATCGTAGACCCCCGCGAGGCCATCGCGGCGATCCCTGGTTACCTGCAAGCTACATTTGGCGTTACATTTATATGGGACACGGCCATTTCTCAGGTGGCATACCCGACCGTGATTTCCGGCTCCAAAAGCTGGTCGGCGGACGAGATTTTCGTTTGCAGCGGACAAGATTTTGAAACACTTTATCCCCAACAGTTTTCGGCGGCGCCGCTGACCAAATGCAAACTGCAAATGATGCGCCTCGAAGCCCAGCCCGACGACTGGCGCATTGGTCCGGCATTATGCGGCGGATTGTCGTTCATTCATTACCACGGTTTCAAAGCGGCGGCATCGCTGCCGGGATTGAAAGCCCGGTACGAGCGCGAATATGCGGAATATCTTAAATGGGGCATTCACGTGATGGCTTCGCAAAACGGCCTGGGCGAGATTACTGTTGGCGACTCGCACGAATACGCGCTCACGTTCGATCCGTTCGACCGCGAGTTTATCAATACCATGATCCTCGACTATCTCGGAACATTCGCGCAGTTCAAATCGCCGAAAGTATTCCAGAGCTGGCACGGGATCTATCCCAAAATGACCAACGGGGCCACCGAGCTCGTGATGACGCCGGAAAGCGGCGTGACGATCATTAATGGCCTGGGCGGCAATGGAATGACGCTATCCTTTGGCTTGTGCGATGAAGTAGTGGGCGGAACATACCGGATCTAA
- a CDS encoding HAD-IA family hydrolase, translating into MPIELVVFDMAGTTVRDRNFVGIAFQQAMRSQGYDIAIENVNPLMGYEKPLAIKMMLEVREPDKSKITESLVDSIHTHFVNGMIDFYKTTDEIAPLPNVEETFAALRAEGVKIALNTGFSRNIADVIVDRLGWADRIDCLVASDEVPYGRPYPDMIRKIMAALGVTPAENVAKVGDTEVDINEGINAGCKYVIGVTTGAFTREQLLPYKPTHVIDDIAEVPGIILASHEMAVKS; encoded by the coding sequence ATGCCGATAGAACTGGTAGTTTTCGACATGGCAGGCACGACTGTCCGGGATAGGAATTTTGTAGGAATCGCCTTTCAGCAGGCGATGCGGTCGCAAGGGTATGACATCGCGATTGAGAATGTGAACCCGCTGATGGGCTACGAAAAGCCGCTGGCGATTAAAATGATGCTCGAAGTGCGCGAGCCCGATAAGTCGAAGATCACAGAATCGCTGGTGGACTCGATTCACACGCATTTTGTGAACGGAATGATCGATTTTTACAAAACGACCGACGAAATAGCGCCGCTGCCGAATGTGGAGGAGACTTTCGCCGCGCTTCGTGCGGAGGGTGTCAAAATTGCATTGAATACCGGCTTCTCCCGCAACATTGCCGACGTGATCGTCGACCGCCTCGGCTGGGCCGACAGGATCGACTGTCTCGTGGCAAGCGACGAGGTGCCGTACGGGCGCCCTTATCCGGACATGATCCGAAAAATAATGGCTGCGCTCGGCGTTACACCCGCTGAAAATGTAGCGAAAGTGGGTGATACCGAGGTGGATATCAATGAGGGGATTAATGCGGGCTGCAAATATGTGATCGGTGTCACCACCGGCGCATTCACCCGCGAACAGCTGCTGCCTTACAAGCCCACGCATGTGATCGACGACATTGCGGAGGTGCCGGGGATCATCTTGGCCAGTCACGAAATGGCGGTGAAAAGTTAA